A stretch of Acidobacteriota bacterium DNA encodes these proteins:
- a CDS encoding winged helix-turn-helix domain-containing protein — protein sequence MNAQTKPLYEFGPFRLDPKEHTLLRAGEAVPLTPKVFDTLLALVESGGQLVEKDELMNRVWPDAIVEERGLTQNIFLLRRVLGEDGAQAKYIETVPKRGYRFVAEINQRPNGQMDLIVQRRTSARLKIEEETDIGNWNVANAATDPSSRESKKRARKFTIAMAAAALLVVLGAAFYGLIGNRVKPGETAPRIKSIAVLPFKVLNSDDNGYLGIGLADVLITRLGNLKQISVRPTSAILRYRDREFDPVAVGREQRVDAVLEGHVHNLGERIRITVQLISVRDGSPVWAEQFDEKMRDLAAVEDAISRRLVGALALKLDAEEKQRLAKRYTDNTEAYQLYIKGRHFWNKRDEEGLRKAIATFRQAIDLDPTYALAYAGLADCYSFLGSAYFDPLPPKEDMPKAKAAAVRAVELDDTLAEAHSALAFVQGWYDLDWPGAERELKRALELNSNYATAHQRYGWYFLAMGRLDEALAEMKRAQECDPLSPVININIGGFLYYQRRYDQALEQFQKMAEIDPSFSWNPTWAGMAYLEKGDFTRAIAGFQQEKQPWEQGVWGLGVAYARSGKPAAARNILSRFQEFARQRYVSPSAFILIYTALGEKDQTFAWLEKAYEERDFDLGVLKVDPKLDPLRSDPRFTDLLRRVGLPQ from the coding sequence ATGAACGCGCAAACAAAACCCCTTTACGAATTCGGTCCTTTTCGTCTTGACCCGAAAGAGCACACTCTGCTGCGCGCGGGAGAGGCGGTCCCGCTCACGCCTAAAGTTTTTGATACGTTGCTTGCCCTTGTCGAAAGCGGCGGCCAGCTAGTCGAGAAAGACGAGTTGATGAATCGCGTCTGGCCGGACGCGATCGTTGAAGAGCGCGGCCTGACACAAAACATATTTCTGCTCAGAAGAGTGCTGGGCGAAGATGGCGCGCAAGCGAAATATATCGAGACCGTCCCCAAGCGCGGATACCGCTTCGTGGCTGAAATCAATCAGCGCCCAAACGGCCAGATGGACTTGATTGTGCAGCGGCGCACGAGCGCCCGACTGAAGATCGAAGAAGAGACCGACATCGGCAATTGGAATGTCGCAAATGCCGCGACTGACCCGTCCAGCCGCGAATCGAAAAAACGCGCGCGCAAGTTTACTATTGCGATGGCTGCCGCGGCGCTGCTGGTTGTGCTGGGAGCGGCGTTCTACGGGTTGATAGGGAATCGCGTAAAACCCGGAGAGACTGCGCCGCGCATAAAATCAATCGCCGTGCTGCCGTTCAAGGTGCTGAATTCAGATGATAACGGATACCTGGGAATCGGGCTGGCCGATGTCTTGATTACGCGGCTTGGCAATCTCAAGCAGATCAGCGTGCGCCCGACGAGCGCCATACTCAGGTACAGAGACCGCGAGTTTGACCCTGTGGCCGTGGGCCGCGAGCAGCGAGTCGATGCTGTGCTGGAAGGCCACGTGCACAATCTGGGCGAGCGCATTCGCATCACCGTGCAGTTGATCAGCGTCCGCGACGGGTCGCCCGTATGGGCCGAGCAGTTCGATGAAAAGATGAGGGACCTCGCTGCGGTCGAGGATGCCATCTCCAGGCGTCTGGTCGGGGCGCTCGCGCTCAAACTGGACGCGGAGGAGAAGCAGCGACTGGCCAAACGCTACACCGACAACACAGAGGCTTACCAGCTCTACATCAAGGGCCGCCACTTCTGGAACAAACGCGATGAGGAGGGCCTGCGGAAAGCCATCGCTACCTTTCGGCAGGCGATTGATCTTGACCCGACTTACGCGCTCGCCTATGCCGGGCTGGCCGACTGCTACTCCTTTTTAGGGTCGGCTTATTTCGACCCGCTCCCGCCGAAAGAGGATATGCCGAAAGCCAAAGCAGCAGCCGTCAGGGCCGTCGAACTGGACGACACGTTAGCCGAAGCGCACTCGGCGTTGGCTTTCGTTCAAGGTTGGTACGATTTGGATTGGCCCGGCGCGGAACGCGAATTAAAGCGCGCGCTGGAGCTGAACTCCAACTATGCGACCGCGCATCAAAGATACGGCTGGTACTTCTTAGCGATGGGGCGGCTGGATGAAGCGCTGGCCGAGATGAAACGCGCGCAGGAATGTGATCCGCTGTCGCCGGTTATCAACATCAACATCGGCGGCTTCCTCTACTATCAACGCCGCTACGACCAGGCGCTTGAGCAGTTTCAAAAGATGGCAGAGATAGACCCAAGCTTCAGTTGGAATCCTACCTGGGCAGGCATGGCATATTTGGAGAAAGGCGATTTCACGCGCGCCATCGCAGGGTTCCAACAAGAGAAGCAACCCTGGGAGCAAGGCGTATGGGGGCTTGGCGTGGCCTACGCGCGGTCAGGAAAACCAGCGGCGGCACGGAACATATTGAGTAGATTTCAGGAATTCGCCAGACAGCGTTATGTATCGCCTTCCGCGTTCATCCTGATCTACACGGCGCTGGGAGAAAAAGATCAGACATTCGCCTGGCTTGAGAAAGCTTATGAAGAGCGCGATTTTGATCTCGGCGTGCTGAAAGTTGATCCGAAGCTCGACCCGCTGCGCTCAGACCCGCGATTTACAGACCTGCTCAGGCGCGTCGGCCTCCCACAATAA
- a CDS encoding helix-hairpin-helix domain-containing protein, with translation MRFIAVSFLLATLALASCRRSEGVTNINSAAHAANGIEETSPNRTNPHESCVNVNTATSEELTRLPGVGDITARKIVVYRERHGRFRRPEEIIIIEGFSERKYRAIAALVCVE, from the coding sequence ATGAGATTCATCGCTGTCTCATTCCTGCTTGCCACGCTTGCGTTAGCGTCGTGTAGGCGAAGCGAAGGTGTAACAAACATCAACTCCGCTGCGCACGCAGCGAACGGAATTGAAGAGACATCCCCCAACCGGACTAATCCACATGAATCGTGCGTGAATGTTAACACCGCCACAAGCGAAGAGTTGACGAGACTGCCCGGAGTTGGCGACATCACGGCTCGCAAGATTGTCGTTTACCGCGAGCGGCACGGGCGGTTCCGCCGCCCCGAAGAGATAATCATCATCGAAGGCTTCAGCGAGCGGAAGTATCGAGCAATCGCTGCCCTGGTTTGTGTTGAGTAG
- a CDS encoding asparaginase, with amino-acid sequence MQVELPILVEVRRGDLVESRHRGAIVVAEPGGNIIARLGDEAFITSTRSTIKPIQAIPFVTGGAADHFSVDERELAVVCASHEGEQIHTETIAGMLARAGLDETALRCGAQPPYDAETAKRLEAAGQPFTQLHNNCSGKHTGMLMTAVLKGLPIDDYVSADHPVQREIVSTFARFAGLDEDFPTAIDGCSAPTFGVPLRSLAVAFARLANPSDQDSAVAQAAHRVVAAMINHPEMVGGTKGRFDTELLRAAHGKLICKIGAEAAYSVGVLPSEQFPRGIGIAFKMEDGSYRGLGPTVVETLRQLGVLDQHEGANLAAYHRPVVENRRGMNVGEVRAVFKL; translated from the coding sequence ATGCAAGTCGAGCTTCCCATACTGGTAGAAGTCAGGCGAGGCGACCTGGTCGAATCGCGACACCGTGGCGCAATCGTAGTAGCCGAGCCCGGCGGCAACATCATCGCGCGTCTGGGCGACGAGGCTTTCATCACCTCCACGCGCTCGACCATCAAGCCAATTCAAGCAATCCCGTTCGTCACCGGCGGCGCGGCTGATCACTTCAGCGTAGACGAGCGCGAGCTTGCAGTCGTGTGCGCGTCGCACGAAGGCGAGCAGATTCACACCGAAACAATCGCCGGGATGCTCGCGCGCGCGGGACTCGACGAAACGGCGCTGCGATGTGGAGCTCAACCTCCTTACGACGCCGAAACGGCGAAGAGGCTCGAAGCGGCCGGGCAGCCCTTCACTCAGCTTCACAACAACTGCTCGGGAAAGCATACAGGGATGCTGATGACAGCGGTGCTCAAGGGGCTCCCGATCGACGACTACGTCTCCGCTGATCATCCCGTGCAGCGCGAGATAGTCTCCACCTTCGCGCGCTTCGCCGGCCTCGACGAAGACTTTCCGACTGCAATCGACGGATGCAGCGCTCCGACGTTTGGTGTTCCGCTCCGCTCGCTTGCCGTAGCGTTTGCCCGTCTGGCCAATCCTTCGGATCAAGATAGTGCTGTCGCGCAGGCGGCTCATCGCGTCGTGGCGGCTATGATCAATCACCCTGAGATGGTGGGCGGAACAAAAGGGCGCTTCGATACTGAACTGCTGCGAGCCGCCCACGGCAAGCTGATTTGCAAAATCGGCGCTGAAGCCGCGTATTCCGTCGGAGTGCTTCCCAGCGAGCAGTTCCCACGCGGCATCGGCATCGCATTCAAGATGGAGGACGGCTCATATCGTGGCCTCGGCCCGACGGTCGTGGAGACGCTGCGACAACTGGGTGTGCTCGATCAACATGAGGGGGCCAACTTAGCGGCGTATCATCGCCCGGTGGTTGAGAATCGTCGTGGCATGAACGTCGGCGAGGTGCGTGCAGTATTTAAACTATGA
- a CDS encoding aminotransferase class V-fold PLP-dependent enzyme: protein MNQAIRALFPVTQEYVYLNHAAVAPLSTRVRDAMNALVEDVTRNGSANYSDWLETYERTRESAARLVNARMHEIAFMRNTSEALCAVANGIDWREGDNVVTCAVEFPANVYPWMRLCEERGIAMKFAEERNGRVDTGELLSKVDDRTRVVAISWVQFASGFRSDLARIGKFCRERGIVFVVDAIQGLGGLRLDVERDFVDAFAADAHKYLLGPEGIALLYVSDRVIDRIKPTVVGWTSVKNHEQYLNYELDYRDGAGRFECGTLNTAGVYGLGAALDLFLEVGPEEIETYLVGLSDYLAEQLTTKGYEVVSSRRPGETSAIVTCKHERHAPLDLYRLLRSKNILTAPRVNRLRISPHFYNTREEVDALADALPD from the coding sequence ATGAACCAGGCTATTCGCGCTCTTTTTCCGGTCACTCAGGAATACGTCTACCTGAACCACGCAGCGGTCGCGCCGCTGTCGACGCGAGTGCGCGATGCAATGAACGCGCTCGTCGAGGACGTGACTCGCAATGGCTCCGCGAACTACAGCGACTGGCTTGAAACCTACGAACGGACTCGCGAGTCCGCTGCGCGTTTGGTCAACGCTCGCATGCACGAGATAGCGTTTATGCGAAACACCTCGGAGGCGCTGTGTGCGGTAGCCAACGGCATCGATTGGCGCGAAGGCGATAACGTCGTCACTTGCGCCGTCGAGTTCCCCGCGAATGTATATCCCTGGATGCGGCTGTGCGAGGAGCGGGGCATTGCGATGAAATTCGCCGAAGAGCGCAACGGCCGGGTCGACACCGGCGAGTTGCTCTCGAAAGTAGACGATCGCACGCGCGTCGTGGCGATCAGTTGGGTCCAATTCGCAAGCGGCTTCCGTTCGGACCTCGCGCGCATCGGCAAGTTCTGCCGTGAACGCGGCATCGTCTTCGTAGTTGACGCGATTCAAGGCCTCGGCGGACTAAGGCTCGATGTCGAACGCGACTTCGTCGACGCGTTCGCCGCCGACGCACACAAGTATTTGCTCGGGCCTGAAGGCATCGCACTGCTCTACGTTTCGGATCGCGTGATCGATCGCATCAAGCCGACGGTGGTCGGTTGGACTTCGGTCAAGAACCATGAGCAATACCTGAATTACGAACTGGACTACCGCGACGGCGCTGGGCGTTTCGAGTGTGGAACGCTAAACACTGCCGGAGTCTACGGCCTGGGGGCGGCCCTCGATTTGTTCCTCGAAGTTGGACCCGAAGAGATCGAGACATATCTCGTAGGACTGAGCGATTATCTGGCCGAGCAATTGACGACGAAGGGCTACGAGGTGGTCAGCTCACGCCGCCCCGGCGAGACCTCGGCGATAGTCACCTGCAAACACGAACGCCATGCGCCCTTAGACCTGTACCGGTTGCTGCGGTCGAAGAACATCCTCACTGCTCCTCGGGTGAATCGTTTGAGGATATCGCCTCACTTCTATAACACTCGTGAAGAGGTGGACGCACTCGCCGATGCGCTGCCGGATTGA
- a CDS encoding peroxiredoxin translates to MSIRLGDEAPDFTAETTEGSIRFHDWMGDKWAVLFSHPKDFTPVCTTELGEAARLKPEFERRNCKIIGLSVDPAHSHTKWAVDIEETQGQKLNFPVIADADRKVSDLYEMIHPNASETFTVRSVFVIGPDKKIKLMITYPASTGRNFDEILRVIDSLQLTAKYSVATPVNWKDGDDVIIVPAVSDEDAKQKFPGGWKTLKPYLRIVPQPGKEKGASGD, encoded by the coding sequence ATGTCAATTAGATTAGGAGACGAAGCACCAGACTTCACCGCGGAAACAACCGAAGGCTCGATCCGGTTCCACGACTGGATGGGTGACAAGTGGGCGGTTCTGTTTTCTCACCCGAAAGACTTCACCCCGGTGTGCACCACCGAGCTGGGAGAAGCTGCTCGACTTAAACCCGAGTTCGAAAGAAGAAACTGTAAGATCATCGGCTTGAGCGTCGACCCCGCACACTCGCATACGAAGTGGGCGGTCGACATCGAAGAAACTCAGGGTCAGAAGCTGAACTTCCCCGTGATCGCCGACGCCGACCGCAAGGTCTCCGACCTGTACGAGATGATTCACCCGAACGCCAGTGAGACATTCACAGTGCGTTCGGTATTTGTGATCGGCCCGGATAAGAAGATAAAGCTGATGATCACATATCCGGCGAGCACCGGGCGGAACTTTGACGAAATCCTGCGAGTGATTGACTCACTACAGCTCACCGCGAAATATAGCGTCGCGACTCCAGTGAACTGGAAAGATGGCGACGATGTGATCATCGTGCCGGCCGTATCTGACGAAGACGCTAAGCAGAAATTCCCCGGAGGGTGGAAGACGCTGAAGCCTTACCTGCGCATCGTTCCGCAGCCCGGCAAGGAGAAGGGCGCAAGCGGCGACTAA
- a CDS encoding AMP-binding protein, whose translation MRKNLLSLLDDCEKHGSQTALAHRRGLRVSRWSYARLRTTAFQFARELETRNISKGDRVLFWAENCPEWVAAFFGCLLRGVIVVPLDFEASAEFADRVQEQVGAKLILSSGVRLRDSKMNLPALWLEELSDVLALHSAEPYPPVEIVESDIAEIIFTSGTTAEPKGVCLTHGNLLANINPLEPEIKKYLKYERLVHPVRFLNLLPLSHVFGQFMGIIVPQLLAGEIVFQDSLNPSEIIETVKKHRISVIVSVPRVLDTLRNKIERDYEARGEGEAFKRKLIAAEHQHFLKRWWTFRRVHRQFGWKFWSLLSGGAALSPETEAFWRRLGFAVVQGYGMTEAAALITVNHPFNLSRRSIGKTLPGHEVKLDERGEILVRGQNVSPGYWGGGLRPMTNEEGWLRTGDVGELDEQGNLYFKGRKKDVIVTSAGLNIYPDDLEAALNAQPEVRDSAVVESYTPQGPEPFAVLLLRDEQADVASILKRANETLSPYQQMRRWIIWPEEDFPRTPTQKIRKLLVKEKVNQRSEARDQRSVDGDGQVAPTSFILSAVARVSGESLATVDQSANLESDLKLDSLGRVELLGALEDHYQVDIDEAAFTAATTIGDLERIIREGARETAVQYEYPEWTQRFPATWIRFAVFHLVILPLTRLMSRATVIGKERLRGVQGPVLFIANHITMVDAAVILLALPARFQRKLAIAMEGEVLRGWRHPQAGPGWFSRLIWFAAYVLVVSLFNVFPLPQKSGFRRSFAFAGETMDRGYSVLVFPEGARTPDGQMKPFMEGIGLLARKLNVQIVPARIDGLYEVKKRGEHFARGGRIKVTIGEAVSFSPNDDPAIIATELQKRVASL comes from the coding sequence ATGCGCAAGAACCTTCTGAGTCTTCTTGATGACTGCGAGAAGCACGGGTCACAAACAGCGCTCGCGCATCGCCGCGGGCTCAGAGTCTCGCGCTGGTCGTACGCCCGTTTGAGAACGACGGCGTTTCAATTCGCGCGTGAGCTTGAAACTCGGAACATATCAAAAGGCGACCGCGTGTTGTTCTGGGCGGAAAACTGCCCTGAGTGGGTGGCCGCTTTCTTCGGTTGTCTGCTGCGCGGTGTGATCGTTGTGCCGCTCGATTTTGAAGCCTCCGCCGAATTCGCAGATCGAGTCCAGGAGCAAGTAGGAGCAAAGCTGATTCTCTCAAGCGGCGTGCGACTGCGCGATTCGAAGATGAATTTGCCGGCCCTTTGGCTTGAAGAGCTGTCCGACGTTCTTGCACTTCATTCGGCTGAGCCTTATCCGCCGGTCGAAATCGTTGAAAGCGACATCGCCGAAATCATTTTTACTTCAGGGACGACCGCCGAGCCAAAGGGCGTCTGTCTCACCCATGGCAACCTGCTCGCTAATATCAACCCTCTGGAACCGGAAATTAAAAAATATCTGAAGTACGAACGTCTTGTTCATCCGGTGCGATTTCTTAACCTGCTTCCATTGAGTCATGTCTTCGGCCAGTTTATGGGTATCATTGTTCCGCAATTGCTCGCGGGCGAGATTGTTTTTCAAGACTCCCTGAATCCCTCTGAGATTATCGAGACCGTTAAGAAGCATCGCATCTCGGTTATCGTCAGCGTGCCGCGGGTGCTCGACACTCTGCGAAACAAGATCGAGCGGGACTACGAGGCGCGAGGCGAAGGCGAAGCGTTCAAGCGGAAACTCATCGCGGCTGAACACCAGCACTTCCTCAAACGATGGTGGACATTTCGCAGAGTTCATCGTCAGTTCGGTTGGAAGTTCTGGTCGTTGCTATCAGGCGGGGCCGCGTTGTCTCCTGAAACCGAAGCGTTCTGGCGAAGGCTGGGGTTCGCTGTTGTGCAGGGCTACGGGATGACCGAGGCCGCTGCGCTGATCACGGTCAATCATCCTTTCAATCTCAGCCGCAGGTCTATCGGCAAGACGCTTCCCGGACACGAAGTGAAGCTCGATGAGCGCGGCGAGATCCTGGTGCGCGGCCAAAACGTGTCGCCGGGCTACTGGGGCGGCGGGCTGCGGCCAATGACAAACGAAGAAGGTTGGCTGCGAACCGGCGACGTAGGGGAATTGGACGAACAAGGGAACCTCTATTTTAAGGGACGCAAGAAAGACGTGATCGTAACGTCGGCGGGCTTGAACATCTACCCCGACGATCTTGAGGCCGCGTTGAATGCGCAACCCGAGGTTCGAGATAGCGCGGTGGTCGAAAGCTACACTCCCCAGGGCCCCGAACCGTTTGCTGTGCTGCTGCTGAGAGACGAGCAAGCCGATGTAGCTTCGATCTTGAAGCGCGCTAACGAGACGCTCAGTCCTTATCAGCAGATGCGCCGTTGGATCATTTGGCCCGAAGAGGATTTTCCGCGAACCCCGACGCAGAAGATCCGCAAGCTTCTAGTGAAGGAGAAGGTAAATCAGAGGTCAGAGGCCAGAGATCAGAGGTCAGTAGACGGCGATGGGCAAGTCGCGCCGACATCGTTCATATTGAGCGCTGTTGCACGCGTCAGTGGCGAATCTCTGGCTACCGTCGATCAATCGGCGAATCTCGAGTCGGATCTGAAGCTCGATTCGCTCGGGCGAGTCGAGTTACTCGGCGCGCTCGAAGACCATTATCAGGTCGACATTGACGAAGCCGCTTTTACTGCTGCGACCACCATAGGCGATCTCGAGAGGATAATTCGCGAGGGCGCGCGCGAGACGGCGGTTCAGTACGAATACCCGGAGTGGACACAGCGCTTTCCCGCCACGTGGATTCGGTTCGCCGTTTTCCATCTCGTTATCCTGCCGCTCACGCGATTGATGAGTCGCGCGACGGTAATCGGAAAAGAGCGATTGAGAGGCGTTCAAGGCCCGGTGTTGTTTATAGCAAATCACATCACGATGGTGGACGCGGCAGTGATTCTTCTAGCGCTGCCGGCGAGGTTTCAAAGGAAGCTCGCCATTGCGATGGAAGGAGAAGTCCTGCGCGGCTGGCGTCATCCTCAGGCAGGCCCGGGCTGGTTCAGTCGGCTGATCTGGTTCGCGGCGTACGTGCTCGTAGTCTCGTTGTTCAACGTGTTTCCACTTCCGCAAAAGAGCGGTTTTCGCAGGAGCTTCGCATTTGCGGGCGAGACAATGGACCGCGGCTACAGCGTGCTGGTGTTTCCCGAAGGCGCGCGCACTCCGGACGGTCAGATGAAACCATTCATGGAAGGCATTGGCTTGCTTGCCAGGAAGCTGAACGTTCAGATCGTACCGGCGCGGATCGATGGCTTGTATGAGGTTAAGAAACGTGGGGAGCACTTCGCGCGCGGCGGCCGGATCAAAGTTACTATAGGCGAGGCGGTGAGCTTCTCTCCCAACGACGATCCTGCGATCATCGCGACTGAGTTGCAGAAACGCGTTGCCTCTTTGTGA
- a CDS encoding ABC transporter permease, which translates to MDNLVLSNIFYRKTRTVTTMAGVALGVVLVVLTVGIAHGFLHDQGRRNAAVTAEIIFGPPGSTFGLSLNPTLSLPLNLAGEIRSIDGVSAVVPVGQYLSGHVIDGIDYDSFTRVSELRVVEGRPLQSGDEAIIDRIQQEQRNLKVGDEMDVFNRPFRIVGIFEPESLARIKVPLTTMQQFLNRQLCSMLLVKLADPSRQEEVAAQIKEVFPEHSVTLTRDLPILIGRGIPALQTFLTVVIALSIMVSSLVILLTMYTTVAERTRQIGVLKSLGASKAWIAADIEKEALLISALGVLVGSLVAVAGKYFITHLTPLSVELEPLWLFYALALGLLAGGLGALYPALRAANLDPVTALAYE; encoded by the coding sequence TTGGACAATTTAGTCTTATCAAACATTTTCTACCGTAAGACCCGAACGGTGACAACGATGGCGGGAGTGGCGTTAGGCGTAGTCCTCGTCGTCCTCACCGTCGGGATTGCTCACGGCTTCTTGCACGATCAAGGCAGGCGCAACGCCGCCGTCACGGCTGAAATCATTTTCGGGCCGCCGGGCTCGACGTTCGGTCTGAGTCTGAATCCAACGCTGTCGCTGCCCCTGAACCTGGCAGGCGAGATCCGATCTATCGACGGCGTAAGCGCGGTTGTTCCGGTCGGCCAGTATCTAAGCGGCCACGTCATTGACGGAATCGATTACGACTCGTTCACGCGTGTATCCGAACTGCGGGTAGTGGAAGGACGCCCTCTTCAATCCGGGGACGAAGCTATCATCGATCGCATTCAGCAGGAGCAGCGAAATTTGAAGGTGGGCGACGAGATGGACGTTTTTAATCGCCCTTTTCGCATAGTCGGCATATTTGAGCCCGAATCACTCGCACGAATAAAGGTACCGCTGACGACGATGCAACAGTTCTTGAATCGTCAGCTATGTTCGATGTTGCTGGTGAAGCTCGCCGATCCGTCGAGGCAGGAAGAGGTGGCTGCGCAGATCAAAGAGGTCTTTCCGGAGCACAGCGTGACGCTGACTCGCGATCTGCCAATACTGATTGGGCGAGGCATTCCGGCGCTTCAAACGTTCTTAACGGTAGTGATCGCGCTGTCCATCATGGTTAGCTCGCTGGTCATTCTGCTGACGATGTACACGACGGTAGCCGAGCGGACGAGACAAATCGGGGTGCTCAAGAGCCTGGGCGCTTCAAAAGCGTGGATCGCGGCCGACATCGAAAAGGAGGCCCTGCTGATAAGCGCGTTGGGTGTGCTGGTAGGCTCGCTGGTGGCGGTCGCCGGCAAATACTTCATCACTCATCTGACGCCGCTCAGTGTCGAGCTTGAGCCGCTGTGGTTGTTCTATGCGCTCGCGCTAGGATTGCTGGCGGGAGGGTTGGGCGCGCTTTACCCGGCGCTTAGAGCAGCAAACCTGGACCCGGTCACGGCACTCGCCTATGAATGA
- a CDS encoding zinc ribbon domain-containing protein produces the protein MYCPSCGSNNQAEVKYCTRCGTNLGVVSEALTGKIAGNLGTDERMAKLMKDYYRGRRDTITGAVLIPAGLLIMAIMAFAGMKPIGAFFIICWMFFWGAAALAGGLGKWIASRTEMKSLGYGFQSQFQGAPLQQGAPAGRAELPPGGYSTGPVGPGSVTEQTTRQLDAGRYTRPPEHEQEPR, from the coding sequence ATGTATTGCCCGAGTTGCGGCTCAAACAATCAAGCTGAAGTGAAGTACTGCACGCGATGCGGGACCAACCTCGGAGTCGTGTCCGAAGCGCTCACCGGCAAGATTGCAGGGAATTTGGGGACCGATGAACGTATGGCGAAGTTGATGAAGGACTATTACCGTGGCCGGCGCGACACAATCACCGGCGCCGTTCTCATTCCGGCCGGGCTTTTGATCATGGCGATCATGGCGTTCGCGGGAATGAAGCCCATCGGAGCGTTCTTCATCATTTGCTGGATGTTCTTCTGGGGAGCGGCGGCGCTCGCGGGCGGGTTGGGGAAATGGATCGCCTCTCGCACTGAGATGAAATCGCTCGGATATGGTTTCCAGAGCCAGTTCCAAGGCGCGCCTTTGCAGCAAGGTGCGCCGGCCGGTCGAGCGGAATTGCCGCCTGGCGGTTACTCGACCGGGCCTGTCGGTCCCGGCAGCGTCACCGAACAGACCACTCGGCAACTCGATGCAGGCAGATATACGCGCCCGCCCGAACACGAGCAAGAACCGAGATAA
- a CDS encoding zinc-ribbon domain-containing protein — protein sequence MYCPSCGSNNQEDVKFCNRCGTNLAVVSDALAGNQTGALETDERVVKLLKDYYRSRRMTIIGGVASLIALFKLTIILLIGFPEKLMLLAVLAGCLFLYGIVSLMWGLHKWNDSSSEIKALGISPPKGKRLAAAPEQLRLAAEQASISTPRFTTDPIKIPGSVTEKTTHLLEERDYK from the coding sequence GTGTACTGTCCAAGCTGCGGCTCAAACAATCAAGAGGACGTGAAGTTCTGCAATCGATGCGGTACGAACCTTGCCGTCGTCTCTGATGCGCTTGCCGGGAACCAGACGGGCGCGCTTGAAACAGACGAGCGGGTGGTGAAGCTGCTCAAGGACTACTACCGCAGCCGGCGGATGACGATCATCGGGGGTGTTGCATCGTTGATCGCGCTGTTCAAGTTGACGATTATCCTCTTGATTGGCTTCCCCGAGAAATTGATGCTGCTGGCGGTACTGGCAGGCTGCCTGTTCCTTTACGGGATAGTCTCGCTGATGTGGGGATTACATAAGTGGAACGACTCGAGCAGCGAGATCAAAGCGCTTGGGATCTCGCCGCCCAAAGGAAAAAGGTTGGCGGCAGCGCCGGAGCAACTGCGACTCGCGGCCGAGCAGGCGAGCATAAGCACGCCGCGGTTCACGACCGACCCGATCAAGATTCCGGGCAGCGTCACTGAAAAGACGACGCACCTGCTCGAGGAGCGCGATTACAAGTGA
- a CDS encoding zinc ribbon domain-containing protein has product MYCPNCGSNNQAEIKFCTRCGTNLNLVSEALSGKSATPSQLDERMVKLLKDYYSSRRSSLIGAITLPLGLALLTAMFVTGFPEHLMVFALLGLGLTIYGAIAGIWGIEHWIDSTSEMKALNIAVPTHSLPAASRDKLDTSRITSIPTLVERYSTDPIDPGSVTDGTTRQLEGPAPKRSAELQSE; this is encoded by the coding sequence ATGTACTGCCCAAACTGCGGCTCAAACAACCAGGCGGAGATAAAGTTCTGCACGAGATGCGGAACGAATCTCAACCTAGTCTCGGAAGCACTCAGCGGTAAGTCCGCAACTCCGTCCCAGCTCGACGAGCGGATGGTGAAGCTGCTCAAGGACTACTATTCGAGTCGCCGATCCTCTCTAATTGGAGCGATCACGCTTCCCCTTGGCCTTGCGCTCTTAACGGCGATGTTCGTGACCGGCTTCCCCGAGCATTTGATGGTGTTCGCGTTGCTCGGACTTGGGCTGACGATCTACGGCGCAATCGCCGGCATCTGGGGAATCGAGCACTGGATAGACTCGACCAGCGAGATGAAGGCGCTCAATATTGCCGTACCGACCCACTCATTACCTGCCGCTTCGAGAGATAAACTCGACACCTCGCGGATCACGTCAATTCCCACCCTGGTTGAGCGCTACTCGACTGATCCCATCGATCCCGGCAGCGTCACCGATGGCACAACCCGGCAGCTTGAAGGGCCGGCTCCTAAACGATCCGCGGAGTTGCAGTCAGAGTAA